One window from the genome of Ovis canadensis isolate MfBH-ARS-UI-01 breed Bighorn chromosome 21, ARS-UI_OviCan_v2, whole genome shotgun sequence encodes:
- the SPATA19 gene encoding spermatogenesis-associated protein 19, mitochondrial, whose translation MIITTWIVYILARKGARLPFPPKVSSDVEVTESEAVSVVQHWLKKTEEEASQDIKEKMSTNFPPMQGQDIHVTRDVVKHHLSKSGLLANQSQEVLEERTRIQFIRWSHTRIFQVPSEARNEAMRDRIEQVRRSICHLSDEISQELHNRNSYSEC comes from the exons ATGATAATCACAACATGGATTGTGTACATCCTCGCTCGGAAAGGTGCCAGGCTCCCCTTCCCACCCAAAGTCAGCTCG GATGTGGAAGTTACGGAGAGCGAGGCTGTGTCTGTAGTACAGCACTGGTTGAAAAAG ACTGAAGAAGAGGCTTCCCAGGACATAAAGGAGAAGATGTCCACCAACTTCCCTCCCATGCAAGGCCAAGATATACATGTGACTAGAGACGTG GTGAAGCACCACCTCTCAAAGTCTGGTTTGTTAGCAAACCAGAGTCAAGAGGTCCTGGAGGAGAGAACAAGAATCCAGTTCATAAGATGGAG CCATACCCGTATCTTCCAAGTGCCGAGCGAGGCAAGAAACGAAGCCATGCGAGATCGGATAGAGCAGGTGAGACGAAG CATATGCCATCTTTCAGATGAGATCTCTCAGGAGCTTCACAACAGAAATAGCTACTCCGAATGCTAA